A genomic stretch from Pseudomonas sp. MUP55 includes:
- a CDS encoding MaoC/PaaZ C-terminal domain-containing protein: protein MQWQTLDSTPFLPPLYWRAALKRKITGSTLPEFGLRCQVRVDPKAVAAYRKVCGFADSPMLPATYPHVLAFGLQMQLLTDKAFAFPLLGLIHLSNRIRIHRPLGNVGELTVGVYSDNLKPHAKGATFDVVTVVEDALGLLWDAQSTMLCRGVKLDGEAEEHGLSVNAPLSELTRWKAPADIGRRYARVSGDYNPIHLSTPTAKLFGFPQAIAHGLWNKARTLAAMGELLPVAPLEIEVHFKKPVRLPSAVSLMTTGTGSRGELVLSGAGDIQHMLGKWRPIV, encoded by the coding sequence ATGCAATGGCAGACGTTGGACAGCACTCCATTTCTACCGCCGCTGTACTGGCGTGCGGCGCTCAAGCGCAAGATCACCGGCAGCACGCTGCCCGAGTTCGGCTTGCGCTGCCAGGTCCGCGTCGACCCCAAGGCGGTCGCGGCGTACCGCAAGGTCTGCGGCTTTGCCGACAGCCCGATGCTGCCAGCGACTTATCCCCATGTCCTGGCGTTCGGCCTGCAGATGCAACTGCTCACCGACAAGGCGTTCGCGTTTCCGTTGCTGGGGCTGATCCACCTGAGCAACCGCATTCGCATTCATCGGCCCCTGGGCAATGTGGGTGAGCTGACGGTCGGCGTGTACTCGGACAATCTCAAGCCCCATGCCAAGGGCGCGACCTTCGATGTGGTGACCGTGGTCGAGGACGCCCTTGGTCTGCTCTGGGATGCGCAAAGCACGATGTTATGCCGAGGCGTGAAGCTTGACGGCGAGGCCGAGGAACACGGATTGTCGGTAAACGCGCCCCTCAGCGAACTGACACGCTGGAAAGCACCTGCCGATATCGGTCGCCGCTACGCCCGCGTATCCGGTGACTACAACCCGATTCACCTCAGCACACCGACGGCCAAGTTATTCGGTTTCCCCCAGGCCATCGCCCACGGGCTGTGGAACAAGGCGCGCACGCTCGCGGCGATGGGCGAACTACTGCCAGTCGCCCCCCTTGAAATAGAGGTGCACTTCAAGAAACCCGTGCGCCTGCCCAGTGCAGTAAGCCTGATGACTACCGGCACCGGCTCACGTGGCGAGTTAGTGTTGAGCGGCGCTGGCGACATACAGCATATGCTTGGGAAGTGGCGGCCGATTGTCTGA
- a CDS encoding response regulator produces the protein MNAAVSPRQQILLVDDEEDALVELAESLENEGFVCFTATSVTFALQELTLHPDIALVITDLRMPEESGISLIKRLREHTSRSHLPVIVMSGHAEMDDVSDMLRLQVLDLFRKPIYLARLLDTLNSLFPLTAATSFKP, from the coding sequence ATGAACGCTGCCGTATCCCCCCGTCAGCAGATCCTGCTGGTGGACGACGAAGAAGATGCCCTCGTTGAACTGGCCGAATCGCTGGAGAACGAGGGTTTTGTCTGCTTTACCGCTACCTCGGTGACGTTCGCGCTGCAAGAGCTCACCCTGCACCCCGATATTGCTCTGGTCATCACTGACCTGCGCATGCCTGAGGAAAGCGGCATCTCGCTGATCAAGCGCCTGCGCGAACACACCTCCCGCTCCCACCTGCCGGTGATCGTCATGTCGGGGCATGCGGAGATGGATGACGTCAGCGACATGCTGCGCCTGCAGGTGCTGGACCTGTTTCGCAAGCCCATCTACCTCGCGCGACTGCTTGATACGCTCAACAGTTTGTTTCCGCTGACAGCAGCTACAAGCTTCAAGCCTTAA
- a CDS encoding Flp family type IVb pilin, translated as MILALLMKLHVQLQLLFHRKDGATAIEYLILVAIVALVILAAGTTLGPQITAFFNRIGAALTPT; from the coding sequence ATGATCCTTGCTCTGCTGATGAAACTTCATGTTCAACTGCAGTTATTGTTTCATCGTAAAGACGGCGCGACAGCAATCGAATACCTGATCCTTGTGGCGATTGTGGCACTGGTAATTCTGGCAGCCGGGACGACACTCGGGCCGCAGATCACCGCATTTTTCAACAGGATCGGGGCTGCCCTTACGCCCACTTGA
- the cpaB gene encoding Flp pilus assembly protein CpaB — MNTRLSMVLAGVLLIGALFAGYWGLVLSREPAPAPPPPPAAAPVEKAVAVVQDQTLQSVVVLARDVPPFVALNAADLSLEKLRTAPAGSMSRIDQAVGRTPWRGLSAGTWLNEESFTPGGPLARMIRADERALAVAVDEVIGAAGQLSPGDYVDVLLYLRQDAANLEQSAQVVIPAMRLLSVGDQMGLTNDGIPASPPALTAEEKAQRHAPSRTVVLAVPEQMLSRLMLATQAGTLRLAVRSADERLLSHYWAGEGDAPGNLQNANRDLYQFTQLAFAQAPRKVAQSSTPRRAGVEVIRGNQATQQTPD, encoded by the coding sequence ATGAACACGCGTCTGAGCATGGTACTGGCCGGTGTGTTACTGATCGGTGCGCTGTTTGCCGGTTATTGGGGGTTGGTCCTCAGCCGTGAGCCTGCTCCGGCGCCGCCACCGCCGCCAGCGGCTGCTCCTGTTGAAAAAGCCGTGGCCGTGGTGCAAGACCAGACCCTTCAGTCGGTCGTCGTGCTGGCCCGCGATGTGCCCCCCTTCGTAGCCCTGAACGCCGCTGACCTGAGCCTGGAAAAATTGCGCACGGCACCCGCTGGCAGCATGAGCCGTATCGACCAGGCCGTTGGCCGTACCCCGTGGCGCGGGCTCAGCGCAGGCACCTGGCTTAATGAGGAAAGCTTCACCCCTGGCGGGCCGCTGGCGCGCATGATCCGTGCCGATGAGCGCGCCCTGGCGGTTGCCGTCGATGAAGTGATCGGCGCGGCTGGCCAGTTGAGTCCTGGCGACTATGTGGACGTGCTGCTGTACCTGCGCCAGGACGCCGCCAACCTGGAACAATCGGCCCAGGTGGTGATCCCCGCCATGCGCCTGCTCAGCGTCGGCGACCAGATGGGCCTGACCAACGATGGCATCCCCGCCTCCCCTCCCGCGCTGACCGCCGAAGAGAAAGCCCAGCGCCATGCGCCCTCGCGCACAGTGGTGCTGGCTGTGCCCGAACAGATGCTGAGCCGGCTGATGCTGGCGACCCAGGCGGGCACCTTGCGCCTGGCTGTGCGCAGCGCCGACGAACGTCTGCTGAGCCATTACTGGGCCGGCGAAGGCGACGCACCGGGCAACCTGCAGAACGCGAACCGCGACCTCTATCAGTTCACCCAACTGGCCTTCGCCCAGGCCCCCAGGAAAGTGGCCCAGAGCAGCACCCCGCGCCGCGCCGGCGTGGAGGTGATACGCGGCAACCAGGCAACCCAACAAACACCCGACTGA
- a CDS encoding ShlB/FhaC/HecB family hemolysin secretion/activation protein, translated as MRVFTPLFLLTLSAYAQAETLPSFLNSNDTIRTLPVPNLPADAYRPATPQTQVPQAPPTASQPLLMDTKVTIRKLQIEGGTIYPLTETAQAYAPLIGHETNLAQLIEATRGITRRYQQDGYLLSYAFLPQQNFENGLVRVVLVEGYIKDYQQTGDIGSVSAYVDKLAQKLLAERPLTRKTFERYTTLMSRIPGLTVQAQVPPPGTTDGATHMQIQASRKPFTTSMSLVQKSRGGTQALLSATSNAQTSLGEQLALSGLFPPGEDKEHYYRVDYNQFVNAEGTQLALAAERYRADPSSSVQLDGGFELKPHQSIDRYSVGLSHPFIASPTESLTLGTRLYAVDQTTRYKLVGYPLRFDIESNLRALAFEGDWRKADARQLRILSGGLYQGIDGLGAKARSDLDVAKPDLDFFRLRLSGVQSDKFFDNWQGVLSGALYWSNNTLPDSERATFGGQNFGRGYPDDQGSGDKGWGVAYEVNYSFNRAGDWVKVLQPYVVLDRAKTWFNDLPVKASDMSSAAVGLRFGDNKYYNIALEAAKPMSDIALDSFNRRPRYTLSFSYQL; from the coding sequence ATGCGCGTGTTCACGCCGTTGTTCTTGCTTACCCTCAGCGCTTATGCACAGGCCGAGACCCTTCCCAGCTTCCTCAACAGCAACGACACCATCCGCACCTTGCCGGTCCCCAACCTGCCCGCCGACGCCTATCGACCGGCCACACCGCAAACCCAGGTGCCGCAAGCGCCGCCTACTGCGAGCCAGCCATTGTTGATGGACACCAAGGTCACCATTCGCAAGCTGCAGATCGAAGGCGGTACGATCTACCCGCTGACCGAAACGGCCCAGGCCTACGCGCCGTTGATTGGCCATGAGACCAACCTTGCGCAACTGATCGAGGCCACCCGTGGCATCACCCGGCGCTACCAGCAGGACGGCTACCTGTTGTCCTACGCATTTCTGCCGCAACAGAACTTCGAAAACGGCCTGGTTCGCGTGGTGCTGGTGGAGGGCTACATCAAGGATTATCAACAAACCGGCGACATCGGCTCGGTGTCGGCCTACGTCGACAAGCTGGCGCAAAAGCTGCTGGCCGAGCGCCCTCTTACGCGCAAGACCTTCGAACGCTACACCACCCTGATGAGCCGCATTCCCGGCCTCACCGTACAGGCGCAGGTGCCGCCACCGGGCACCACCGATGGCGCCACGCACATGCAGATCCAGGCCAGCCGCAAACCCTTCACCACCAGCATGAGCCTGGTGCAGAAAAGCCGTGGCGGCACCCAGGCCTTGCTCAGCGCAACCAGCAATGCTCAAACATCTCTGGGCGAACAGCTGGCGCTCAGCGGCCTGTTCCCACCCGGCGAAGACAAAGAGCACTACTACCGCGTGGACTACAACCAGTTCGTCAATGCCGAAGGCACCCAACTGGCACTCGCCGCCGAGCGTTATCGCGCCGACCCCAGCAGCAGCGTGCAACTGGACGGCGGCTTCGAGCTCAAACCGCATCAGTCGATCGATCGCTATTCCGTCGGCCTGAGCCACCCCTTCATTGCCTCGCCCACCGAGTCACTCACCCTGGGCACGCGCCTGTACGCGGTGGACCAGACCACCCGCTATAAGCTGGTGGGCTACCCGCTGCGCTTCGATATCGAATCCAACCTGCGCGCCCTGGCCTTTGAAGGCGACTGGCGCAAGGCCGACGCCCGACAGTTGCGCATCCTCAGCGGCGGCCTGTATCAGGGCATCGACGGTTTAGGCGCCAAGGCCCGCAGTGACCTTGACGTGGCAAAACCCGACCTCGACTTCTTCCGCCTGCGCCTGTCCGGCGTGCAGAGCGACAAGTTCTTCGACAACTGGCAAGGCGTGCTTTCAGGCGCACTCTACTGGAGCAACAACACCCTGCCCGACAGCGAACGCGCCACGTTTGGCGGGCAGAACTTCGGCCGTGGCTACCCTGATGACCAGGGCTCGGGTGACAAGGGATGGGGCGTGGCATACGAGGTCAACTACAGCTTCAACCGTGCCGGCGACTGGGTGAAGGTGCTGCAACCTTACGTGGTGCTCGACCGCGCCAAGACCTGGTTCAACGACCTGCCGGTCAAGGCCAGCGATATGTCTTCGGCGGCGGTGGGACTGCGCTTTGGCGACAACAAGTACTACAACATCGCCCTGGAAGCCGCCAAGCCGATGTCGGACATCGCCCTGGACAGCTTCAACCGGCGGCCGCGTTATACCTTGAGTTTCAGTTATCAGCTCTGA
- the cueR gene encoding Cu(I)-responsive transcriptional regulator: MNIGQAARQSGLSAKMIRYYESIGLLKPAHRTDAGYRIYGADDLHTLAFIKRSRDLGFSLEEVGKLLTLWQDRQRASGDVKALASQHIDELNQKIRELEQLRDTLQDLVEHCQGDHRPDCPILKELASGSCCA, from the coding sequence ATGAATATCGGCCAAGCCGCTCGCCAAAGCGGGCTGAGCGCGAAGATGATCCGCTACTACGAATCCATCGGCCTGCTCAAGCCAGCCCACCGCACCGACGCCGGATACCGCATCTACGGTGCCGACGATCTGCACACCCTGGCGTTTATCAAACGCTCGCGGGATCTGGGATTTTCACTGGAAGAAGTCGGCAAACTGCTGACCTTGTGGCAAGACCGCCAGCGCGCCAGCGGCGACGTAAAAGCCCTGGCGAGCCAGCATATCGATGAGTTGAATCAGAAGATTCGCGAGCTGGAACAACTGCGCGATACGTTGCAGGACCTGGTAGAACACTGCCAGGGCGACCATCGGCCGGACTGCCCGATCCTCAAGGAATTGGCCTCCGGAAGCTGCTGCGCCTGA
- a CDS encoding PA4780 family RIO1-like protein kinase: MKTPKRIEPLIEDGLVDEVLRPLMSGKEAAVYVVRCGNELRCAKVYKEANKRSFRQASEYQEGRKVRNSRQARAMAKGSKFGKKETEDAWQNAEVAALFRLAGAGVRVPKPYDFLEGVLLMELVADEYGDAAPRLNDVTLEPDQAREYHAFLISQIVLMLCTGLVHGDLSEFNVLLTPTGPVIIDLPQAVDAAGNNHAFNMLERDVGNMASYFGRFAPELKKTKYAKEMWALYEAGTLHPASVLTGEFDEPEELADVGGVIREIEAARLDEERKQAIRAADDAPPTKTAEEPPPPWMQ, from the coding sequence ATGAAGACTCCTAAACGCATTGAACCCCTGATCGAAGACGGTCTGGTCGACGAAGTGCTGCGCCCACTCATGAGTGGTAAAGAAGCAGCTGTTTATGTGGTGCGCTGCGGCAACGAATTGCGTTGCGCCAAGGTTTACAAGGAGGCGAATAAACGAAGTTTTCGTCAGGCGTCCGAATACCAGGAAGGCCGCAAGGTCCGTAACAGCCGCCAGGCCCGGGCCATGGCCAAGGGCTCCAAGTTCGGCAAGAAAGAAACCGAAGATGCCTGGCAGAACGCCGAAGTGGCGGCGTTGTTCCGCCTGGCCGGTGCCGGCGTTCGCGTGCCCAAGCCGTACGACTTCCTCGAAGGCGTGCTGTTGATGGAACTGGTGGCCGACGAATACGGCGATGCAGCGCCACGTCTGAATGACGTGACCCTGGAGCCGGACCAGGCGCGTGAATACCACGCCTTCCTGATTTCCCAGATCGTGCTGATGTTGTGCACAGGGCTGGTGCACGGTGACCTGTCGGAGTTCAACGTACTGCTTACACCGACGGGCCCGGTGATCATCGACTTGCCTCAGGCAGTGGACGCGGCGGGCAACAACCACGCGTTCAACATGCTGGAGCGGGATGTGGGCAACATGGCTTCCTACTTCGGGCGCTTTGCCCCGGAGCTGAAGAAGACCAAGTACGCCAAGGAAATGTGGGCGCTGTACGAAGCCGGCACCCTGCACCCAGCCAGTGTCCTGACCGGTGAGTTCGACGAGCCGGAAGAACTGGCGGACGTGGGCGGTGTGATCCGCGAGATCGAAGCGGCGCGGCTGGACGAAGAGCGCAAGCAGGCGATCCGCGCGGCCGATGATGCGCCACCGACCAAGACCGCCGAAGAACCGCCGCCGCCTTGGATGCAGTGA
- a CDS encoding collagen-like triple helix repeat-containing protein yields the protein MKTQLVFWKASTALALILAMSLGGCSSGGGGHKSNVAASSPDAGAGAGGGAGGGTGGGTGGGDGTGGGTGGGTGGTGGGTGGTGGGTGGTGDGTGGTGGGTGGTGGGTGGTGGGTGGTGGGTGGTGGGTGGTGGSTGGTGGGTGGGTGGGTGSTTTPLVTGQIAGTLGTTVGNVGAAVGDLGSTLNGVPIVGTTAGGLVTSAGTAVTSIGTGVTTGLGSLGTNSNSLGITVAGVGTGVADLGDGLSVTGRSLSTTLRGVPVVGGLTGGVGGAVGGVVDNVGTTVTMLGDTLSTASTTGPLGSLTGTLGGRVLVPVVSLVENTTGNLGKATGLGTPVNGLVDKLGATVTSLGTQVASTGGTGNPVTTVVGSVLAGVGGTLDKSGGYVAPTGGAAAPGLPELVGGLVNNVGTGLNIGNTNGTVSAAGVTGGALGNTIASVGTVLGGTGVANTGATAPVATVATSVGAALNPVTSGVTALTQNIGTTTGVGAPVNGLVTQVGGAVSSLGTNLTAANANPVTNTLGTTVTAVGNTVGSVGGLVTGGTGGTSGGLLGGLNIGTTTGTTTTTGSTATTGGLGGLLNGLTGK from the coding sequence ATGAAAACTCAACTCGTGTTTTGGAAAGCAAGTACCGCGCTGGCGTTGATTCTGGCCATGAGCCTCGGCGGCTGCAGCAGCGGTGGTGGCGGGCATAAATCCAACGTAGCGGCGTCCTCGCCGGATGCTGGCGCAGGTGCCGGTGGTGGTGCGGGTGGCGGAACCGGTGGTGGCACTGGTGGCGGCGACGGTACGGGTGGCGGCACTGGTGGTGGTACCGGTGGTACTGGCGGCGGCACTGGCGGAACCGGCGGTGGCACTGGCGGTACCGGCGACGGCACTGGTGGTACCGGCGGCGGCACTGGCGGTACCGGTGGCGGCACTGGTGGTACCGGCGGCGGCACTGGCGGTACCGGTGGCGGCACTGGCGGTACCGGTGGCGGCACTGGCGGTACCGGTGGCAGCACTGGTGGTACCGGCGGCGGCACTGGTGGCGGCACTGGTGGCGGCACAGGTTCCACAACCACCCCCCTCGTCACTGGCCAGATCGCCGGCACCCTCGGCACCACCGTGGGCAATGTTGGCGCAGCGGTGGGTGATCTCGGCTCGACCTTGAACGGGGTCCCGATTGTCGGCACAACGGCAGGCGGCCTGGTCACTTCGGCCGGCACCGCCGTTACCAGCATCGGCACTGGCGTGACCACCGGCCTGGGCTCGCTGGGCACCAACAGCAACTCACTGGGCATCACTGTCGCGGGTGTCGGCACTGGCGTCGCTGACTTGGGCGATGGCCTGTCGGTCACCGGCAGATCGCTGTCGACGACCCTGCGCGGCGTTCCCGTCGTCGGCGGTTTGACCGGCGGCGTAGGCGGCGCAGTCGGTGGCGTGGTGGATAACGTGGGCACCACGGTGACCATGCTCGGCGACACCCTCAGCACTGCCAGCACCACCGGCCCATTGGGTTCCCTGACCGGCACCCTGGGCGGCAGAGTACTGGTGCCCGTGGTTTCACTGGTGGAAAACACCACCGGTAACCTCGGCAAGGCGACCGGCCTGGGCACGCCTGTGAACGGCCTGGTGGATAAACTGGGCGCTACCGTCACCAGCCTCGGCACTCAGGTCGCCAGTACCGGCGGGACCGGCAACCCTGTGACCACTGTCGTCGGCAGCGTGCTGGCGGGCGTAGGCGGCACGCTCGACAAATCCGGCGGCTATGTCGCGCCAACCGGTGGTGCCGCAGCACCTGGTCTACCGGAGCTGGTCGGTGGCCTGGTGAACAACGTCGGGACCGGCCTGAACATCGGCAACACCAACGGCACCGTCAGTGCCGCCGGTGTAACCGGTGGCGCACTGGGCAACACCATTGCCTCAGTAGGTACCGTTCTCGGTGGCACGGGTGTCGCCAACACCGGCGCCACGGCACCGGTCGCCACTGTGGCCACGAGTGTCGGCGCAGCCTTGAACCCCGTGACATCCGGCGTCACCGCACTGACCCAGAACATCGGCACCACCACGGGCGTCGGCGCTCCGGTCAATGGTCTGGTGACTCAAGTCGGCGGTGCCGTCAGCAGTCTGGGCACTAACCTGACCGCTGCCAACGCCAACCCGGTCACCAATACCCTGGGCACCACCGTAACCGCCGTCGGCAACACCGTAGGCTCGGTAGGTGGCCTGGTCACAGGCGGCACCGGTGGTACCAGCGGCGGCCTGCTCGGCGGCCTGAATATCGGCACCACCACAGGCACCACGACCACTACCGGCAGCACGGCCACAACCGGAGGCCTGGGCGGTTTGCTGAACGGCCTGACCGGCAAATAG
- a CDS encoding acetyl-CoA C-acetyltransferase produces the protein MTQLRRVAIIGGNRIPFARSNGPYATASNQAMLTAALEGLIERFNLHGLRIGEVAAGAVLKHSRDFNLTRECVLGSRLSPQTPAYDVQQACGTGLEAALLVANKIALGQIDCGIAGGVDTTSDAPIGVNEGLRKLLLQANRSKSLADKLKVLLQLRPHHLKPQLPRNGEPRTGLSMGQHCELMAQTWQIPRAEQDELALQSHQNMAAAYAEGWHNDLLTPFLGLTRDNNLRPDLTLEKLAALKPAFERSEKGTLTAGNSTPLTDGASLVLLGSEAWARERGLPILAYLRDGEAAAVDFVNGAEGLLMAPVYAVPRLLARNGLTLQDFDYYEIHEAFAAQVLCTLKAWEDADYCKTRLGLDAPLGAIDRSRLNVKGSSLAAGHPFAATGGRIVANLAKLLDAAGKGRGLISICAAGGQGVTAIIER, from the coding sequence ATGACTCAATTGCGCCGTGTGGCGATCATTGGCGGTAATCGCATTCCGTTCGCCCGCTCCAATGGCCCCTACGCCACGGCCAGCAACCAGGCGATGCTCACCGCCGCCCTGGAAGGCCTGATCGAACGTTTCAACCTGCACGGCCTGCGCATCGGCGAGGTGGCTGCCGGCGCCGTGCTCAAGCATTCGCGTGACTTCAACCTCACCCGCGAATGCGTGCTGGGCTCGCGCCTGTCGCCGCAAACCCCGGCCTACGATGTACAGCAAGCCTGCGGCACCGGGCTGGAAGCGGCCTTGCTGGTGGCCAACAAGATCGCCCTGGGCCAGATCGACTGCGGCATTGCCGGTGGGGTGGACACCACCTCCGATGCGCCGATTGGCGTCAATGAAGGCCTGCGCAAGCTGTTGCTGCAGGCCAACCGCAGCAAGTCCCTGGCGGATAAGCTTAAAGTCCTGTTACAACTTCGTCCCCATCACCTCAAGCCGCAGCTGCCGCGCAACGGTGAGCCGCGCACCGGGTTGTCCATGGGCCAGCACTGCGAACTGATGGCGCAGACCTGGCAGATCCCCCGCGCCGAACAGGACGAACTGGCGTTACAGAGCCATCAGAACATGGCCGCCGCCTACGCCGAAGGCTGGCACAACGATTTGCTCACGCCGTTTCTGGGGCTGACCCGCGACAACAACCTGCGCCCCGACCTGACCCTGGAAAAACTCGCCGCGCTCAAGCCTGCTTTTGAACGCAGTGAAAAGGGCACGCTGACCGCGGGCAACTCGACACCGCTGACCGACGGTGCCTCGCTGGTGCTGCTGGGCAGCGAGGCGTGGGCCCGGGAACGCGGCTTGCCGATTCTCGCGTACCTGCGCGATGGCGAAGCGGCGGCGGTGGACTTCGTCAACGGCGCCGAAGGCCTGCTGATGGCGCCGGTGTACGCCGTCCCCCGTTTGCTGGCCAGAAACGGCCTGACCCTGCAGGACTTCGATTACTACGAGATCCACGAAGCATTTGCCGCTCAAGTGCTGTGCACGCTCAAGGCCTGGGAAGATGCGGACTATTGCAAGACGCGTCTGGGGCTGGATGCGCCGCTGGGCGCCATCGACCGCAGTCGTCTCAACGTCAAGGGCAGCTCATTGGCCGCCGGGCACCCCTTTGCCGCGACCGGTGGGCGCATTGTCGCCAACCTGGCCAAGTTGCTGGATGCGGCCGGTAAAGGGCGCGGCCTGATTTCGATCTGCGCGGCGGGGGGCCAGGGCGTGACGGCGATTATCGAACGCTGA
- a CDS encoding 3-oxoacyl-ACP reductase: MSDRYIDFANSSLGHRLVAALGLPSPVRLERWQAGRLRPVEGALLLGGGALATRVLPFANKLTDAIYRYGDEALDVPAWIPGHGPKLKAVVFDASALQHTDQLKQLREFFQPLLKNLDHSAHLVLLGRAPESLSDPFAASAQRALEGFTRSLAKELRSGGVLQLLYVGEGAEDQLEGALRFFLSPKSAYISGQVIRLQACATPVEDWTRPLAGRKALVTGAARGIGASIAETLARDGADVILLDVPQAKADLDALAARLNARTLTLDICAEDAAAQLIERLPEGLDILVHNAGITRDKTLANMTPEYWDAVLAVNLNAPQVLTKALLDSGTLRDHARVVLLASISGIAGNRGQTNYAASKAGLIGLAQAWAPLLHTRGISINAVAPGFIETQMTAHIPFALREAGRRMSSLSQGGVPQDVAEAVAWLSQPGSGAVSGQALRVCGQSLLGA, encoded by the coding sequence ATGTCTGACCGTTATATCGACTTCGCCAATTCCAGCCTCGGCCATCGCCTGGTCGCCGCCCTTGGCCTGCCGTCACCGGTACGCCTGGAACGCTGGCAAGCCGGGCGCCTGCGTCCGGTGGAAGGGGCGCTGCTGCTGGGCGGTGGCGCGCTGGCAACTCGCGTGTTGCCGTTCGCCAACAAACTCACCGATGCCATCTACCGCTACGGCGACGAGGCACTGGATGTGCCGGCGTGGATTCCCGGGCACGGCCCCAAACTCAAGGCGGTGGTGTTCGACGCCAGCGCCCTGCAGCACACCGATCAGCTCAAACAGCTGCGCGAATTCTTCCAGCCCTTGCTGAAAAACCTCGATCACAGCGCCCACCTGGTGCTCCTTGGTCGCGCGCCGGAAAGCCTCAGCGACCCGTTCGCCGCCAGCGCCCAGCGGGCCTTGGAAGGGTTCACCCGCTCCCTGGCAAAGGAGTTGCGCAGCGGCGGTGTGTTGCAACTGCTGTACGTGGGCGAGGGGGCCGAAGACCAGCTGGAAGGCGCGTTGCGGTTTTTCCTGTCGCCCAAGAGCGCCTACATCTCCGGGCAGGTGATTCGCCTGCAGGCCTGCGCCACGCCGGTCGAAGACTGGACGCGCCCACTGGCCGGGCGCAAAGCGTTGGTCACTGGCGCCGCGCGGGGTATCGGCGCATCCATCGCCGAAACCCTGGCCCGCGATGGCGCCGACGTCATCCTGCTGGATGTGCCCCAGGCCAAGGCCGACCTCGACGCCCTGGCCGCCCGCTTGAATGCGCGCACCCTCACGCTGGATATCTGCGCCGAGGACGCCGCCGCCCAGTTGATCGAGCGCCTGCCCGAGGGCCTCGATATCCTGGTGCACAACGCCGGCATCACCCGCGACAAGACCCTGGCCAACATGACCCCGGAGTACTGGGACGCCGTGCTCGCGGTCAATCTCAATGCGCCGCAGGTGCTGACCAAGGCGCTGCTCGACAGCGGCACCCTGCGCGACCATGCCCGCGTGGTGCTGCTGGCCTCCATCAGCGGCATCGCCGGCAATCGCGGGCAAACCAACTATGCCGCGAGCAAGGCTGGGCTGATCGGCCTGGCCCAGGCGTGGGCACCGCTGCTGCACACCCGTGGCATCAGCATCAATGCCGTGGCGCCAGGGTTTATCGAAACTCAGATGACCGCGCATATTCCGTTTGCCCTGCGTGAGGCCGGGCGGCGCATGAGTTCCCTGAGCCAGGGCGGTGTGCCGCAGGACGTGGCCGAAGCCGTCGCCTGGCTGAGCCAGCCGGGTTCGGGCGCGGTCAGCGGCCAGGCGCTGCGGGTGTGTGGGCAAAGCCTTCTGGGAGCGTGA